ACCATGGCTTTTAGTTATGTGCTTTCTACCCAAAACGGGTTCTTTCGACGCAAGGATCTCTTATTTCCGGACATTCTATTCACGTTGATCTCGGGCTTTTTGCTCGTGATCGGCTCGGGAGGCTCTTATTATCTTCTGGCTCCCGTTCTTGCAGGGATCTCTTTCGGACTTCTCGCATATTTTCTATTAGCAGGCGGGAAGTCTTACATTCTGTACTGGCTGAATCATGCGCTTGCATTTTCTCTTCTTCTTCCCAGAGATTCTAGATATTTATTACATGCGATCCTTGCCCAAGGGATCGGGCTGGGAGTTTGGTGGATCTGGGAAAATCGGATCAAAGTCAGATTCCCTCTTTCTATTTTGCAATTTTTGATTTTCTTAATATTATATTTTCTGCCTGGAATCGACGGTTGGATCTCCTACCCAGGCTTCGGATTCAGAGGAAATTCTTATCCGGATCTGTACACTGCTGGATTTTCCGCATCGGAACTTCTTCCTGCATTTAGATTCTCCGCTTTAGAAGCGAGCGGAGGCTTCGGGATCTTATTTCTTCTTCCTTTATTATTAAAACGCAATTTGGCGATCTTCTTGCCTTTGGTTTTCGGACTTCTTCTTTCCTTCTGGCTTTATTCTGCGGGAATTCCTGGATGGGAAACTGTTTCCGGACCGGTCTGGTCGGGAAGTTTTGCGTTCTTACTTCTTCTAAATTTACCGGGAAGAAATACAGGCACACTTTTGCCTCTTTCTTTTTTGGCGTTGGCTCCGATTGGGCTCGGGATTTTTTTTACTCCCACCTCTTATGTTCCTACATTCCTGTGGGTATCTTCGTTTTTTTTCATTGAATCCCTCCTGATTCGTATTTTCCTAGGAGATAGGATAGAGAGGCATGAACCAGCTCCTCGCTTTACTTAAGCCCGAGACTGTAATTTTTGAAATAGAAGGTTCCTCGAAGGAAGAAGTGATCAATCAACTTCTCCAAAAGGCCGTCGACTCCGGACTCATCTCCGGGGAGGACAGAGAACCTGTGTATGAATCTTTGATGGCGAGAGAGAAGTCCATGTCGACCGGGATCGGAAGCGGTGTCGCTATCCCCCATTGTTCGGTCAACCTGGTGGACGAACTCAAATGCGTGATGGGGCTCTCGCGAAAGGGCATCGACTTTGACGCAATCGACCATCTCCCCGTTCATATCTTCATTCTTCTAATCGTTCCCAAATCCAAATTCCAAGAACATATCAAGACCCTGGCCCAGATCGCTAAGACTCTGAACGTAAAAGAGGACAGGGAGAAATTGATCCTCTCTCAAAATTTCGAAGATATCCGGAAAGCTTTCTCGGCTTGAGGAAGAGATTTTGTTGGAAGAAGCCAAGCGATTCTTGATCTTTGCGGTATTTCTTTCCGCAGTCGCAGTCTTCTTTTCCCAACTTCGCTCTGTGAATAAGGAATTTTTGCAAGCCGACTCAGGGATCCGACAAGAGGATTCCGCGGAGCTTTCGCAGCGCGAAGGTTTCGCAACTCAGTATCTTCTTTTTTGGAAAGGTTTGATTACCTTCGATTTGGGGAAGACTGAGTCAGGTGATTCTGTGCTTTCTCACTTGCTCTCCCGTTTTTGGCCGACTCTGCATTTGGCGGGTTTTGCGATCTTTGTGGGAACTTTCTTCTCTGTGAGTCTCGCCCTTCTTTCTCAGACTAAAACTTTTGCGTTCTTAGGCGGTTTGTTTAGTCTGACGAGCCAGTTGATTTTATCTACTCCCATCTTTGTGGTGGCTGTCTTTCTTCTGATCTTATTCTTCTTGGTTTTGGGATGGTTGCCTCCGGGAGGATATGAGCCAGGGGAAACCGCTTATGTGATCCTGCCAGGGATTGCTTTAGGGTCCAGAGTGTTCGCAAGAATCTTTTTATTCGCATATAAGCTTGCGGATACGGAAGAAAAGTCCGCCTACGTAAACGTTTTAAAGGCGAGAGGATATTCGGAAAATCGAATATTATTCAAGCATATATTGATTAAGATCTCTCCTGTGCTTTTGATCTTGGTTCTCTTGGATCTGAGTTCTCTTCTTTCAGGTGCGATCGTTGTAGAAGAGATCTTTTTCTTTCCAGGAATTGGCAAGTCCATGTATCACGCGATTCGCACCATGGACTCTGGTTTGCTTGCCGCATTGCTTTTTTATAGCGGGACTGTTTTCTATATTCTGACTAGGGTCTCCGAACGAGTTCGGGATAGACTTTTGGGTTGGGAAACGGGGGCAGCTTGAGTATAACCGATTATTTGCGTTGGGCCGCGATTTCCACCTATCTCTTGTTAGTTGTTTTGGGAATTTTTATAACCCAAGCTCCTACCTTTGTGAATCTAGATGATTCCTTTCTTTCTCCTTCTTTGAGTTTTCCCTTTGGAAAAGATAGATTAGGAAGAGATGTGTTTTCTATGTTTGCTTATGGAAGTTTGGCTACTTTCTTATTCGCATTTCCTGCAAGAATACTGACTCTCGCTATATCATCTCTCATCGCATTTTTTGCATATTCCAGTCCATTTGCAAAGAGGAATGTTCTAACTCCATTGTCTTCTGTGTTTGTTTCTCTTCCTTCCTTGCTTTTGGCCTTACTAGTAGTGCAGGTATTCGGTTCAGGACCAATTCCATTGTTCATTGCTATTCTGCTCGGAGACTGGGCACAGGCCTACGAAACGGTACGAGCGAAAATAGAAGAGGTGAGTAGTAGTGGGTATGCGTTAGTCGCTTCTTGCTTCGGCGCGAGCAAGGGCTATGTATTTAGGGAACATCTTCTTCCTCAGACTTTTCAAATTCTGAGAGTCTTGCTGACCACCGGATTGCCTTCTGTGGTGATGACTTTAGCTATCTTCGGATTCTTGGGGATTTCTGTCGGAGGAGAGACCTTCGGACCTGGCTTGGGAGAACAGATTGCCTTTTCTAAGGATTATGCACAGACTGCTCCTTGGTCCTTAGTGTTTCCAACTCTAGGAATACTAGGACTTGTAATCACAGTAGGAGGAAAGAGATCTTGAGATTCAGGTTCCCAAAAAAGATCTCCGCATTCGCGGTCTTACTTTCCTTGCTGCCATTGGCGATCGTCGGGCCGATTTACGGTATTGATGAGTATTATCGCTTTCAGGAACTTTCTTCTCCTGAAAGAATTCAATTCGAGAAGGAAAGAAAGTTATGCATCTTTCCTCTTCGTAATTTATCCGGAGATAAGAATATAGATTTTTATTCTGCAGGATACGCTTCCGTTGTTTATTCAGGCTTAAAGTCGCTCGTTCAGATCTATGATGAATCCTTAATTCCTAAAAGCATACAGTACGCGTATGGGGCGCAAGGAGAGAGTACAAGGATTCGAGAAGGAGAATGGGACGCAAAGAAACTGGAGAAGTTGAGAAGGGGAGAATATAATCTAACCACTTCTCGAGATCCTAGATATCTCTCTTTGAAAGTACAGCCGTACGAAGGAGAGGTTGCTCCTGACGAAGGATTCATTATACCTGTCTCACGTAAGTTCGATTGCTTTTATGCAATCTATGGAGAATTCGAGAAGAAGGGAAAGGATGAGATCCAGATCCGCATCCGGCTTAGATCCTCCAAAGACGGGTCCAAAAAGGAATTCTCACATAAAACAAGCGTTAGACGTTCTTATCAAGAATTAGGGACAATTATAGAGGAAATTCGAAGGATCCTTTTGGGCAAAACGACCCAAACCTTTAGTGTTAAGACGAGCCAGCATTATGATAGCTTGGTCTTTCTGGATGGGAATTATATAGGTAAGACTCCGCTCAGAAGAACGGATATTTTGGCCGGGGTCCACGACGTAAGAGTGACTAAAAACGGATTCGAAGATTGGATCGGACAAGTGGATCTGAGAGACGGACCTAAAGAGTTAAATATTCCATTAGAAAAAGATAAAAAAGAAGGATTCGTCACGATTACTTCTGAGCCTTCTGGGGCAAAAGTATATCTCGGTTCCGAATATCTGGGAACGACACCACTGGCGAAGATTCCTGTCAAAACTGGCTGGAATCGGATTCGATTAACCATGGAGGACCATGTAGATAAATTTAAGGGAGTAGAAGTAAAGAAGGGCGAGACTGCCGAGGTATTTGCAAAGTTGCGATTGGGCGACTCAGTAACCTATTATAAAAATAGAAAGTATTTGTTCTTGGATCATACCTACGATGATTTTGCGATCTATTCCCTTTACGGGACCTTGTTCTTTTACGCAGGTTATTATTATTTCAATTACCGCGCCGATCAAGCCTTCGAAAGTATACGTCCAACAGTCACGATCACAAATTTTGTAGCTTTGCAGAACTTGGCTCAGTCTTCTCCCAGCCAACAGACTTTTTTAATGTCCTATTTTTACCAAGAACATGTATATCAACATGCACGTAACCAGTTCAATAATTATCGTTCTCTAGGCGGAAACTTCGCAAGGCATACCGGGATCCAAGGCGGACTCATGTTGGATTGCATGGGTTTGATGCTCGCGTTAACCGTCACATTCTATGCTCTCGGCTTAGACTCAGAAACGGTAGAAGTGGGAACTGCGCCTGTCAAAACGGTCCCTTCTTATGTGAAAGTATATGATAATCAGTACGAGACTGAATCATTTGCTAAATTCAAGATGAGATTCTGAGCTTAACAATTTTCCTAAAACTCTCAACGTCGCAGTTAAATTAAAACTATTGTTCCTTTGCATAATGCGTATGGACTAAGTAGGAGCTCTCTTTTGGCTATTCCTTCTCACTAAGATTTGAAGGTGGTTGTCTATTTGCTTTTATGCTTTCTCGACAGGGTCTGAAAAAAATCATGGAAATATGACAAAGAAGATTCAATTGGCTATACTTTTGGTTTGGGTTCATGCAGCTTTTTTAAACTGCATAACGTCAGAAATTAGATGGACTACCGTAAATACAAATGCTCCCCTGAACGGGAAATTTCAAATCAATTACCAAGTCACAGATGCACAGCAAAGTCTTGCTGCGAAGATATTGTCGGTAAAGTTAAAGCAAATCGGATTTACGGAAACTAAAGGCAAGCCCGATTACTACTTCAATCTAACTTCACTTGTTTTCCCGAGAGGTAATATTAAGCATATTATGGCGAATGCAATCGGAAACAACATGGTAATGATGAACTCAAGTTCAAGCCCAAGATACACGAAATCATTGAATATAACAATAAATGATAAGAACAAAACGGTGCTCTGGACGGGAAGTGCTTTAGAAGAAGAGGCGCAGTGTGGGGAATTGAATGCGGTAATGCCGGAGATAATTACTGCACTCTTTGAAAATTATCCAAAAGACCAGATGAACAAAAATCGATTTTTCTATTTAGGCGATTCGGAAGTAGCGAAGATTAAAAAGGAATTCCCAGACGCGAGTTGGGGCTGCTATTGATCCTGAGTGGTTCTCGCATCGAAAGAAAACTAAATTATATTTATAAACAAAACCAAAGAGGAATGATGAAAAAACTCATGTTATTAGCGATCTCCTTGATTCCCTTAAATTGCTTTCTATATTTTGGAGTGATTAAGGCGACGAAGGACGATTACAGGAACGTTTCTATTTTAAGCTTAGATCTTTATACAAATACAGAACGCACAGAGAAAGGAGGAAAGACTTTGTTTTCCACTTTCTCAAAAACATTGAATGAAAATTCGCAAGAAGTGGCTAAATGCTATTTTTACTCTCAATTTACTGAACTTGATCAACCTTTGGTCGACTACATTTTCATTAAGACCGATGATAATAAGATTAAAGTAAAACTAACCAGCACTAAGATTCTTTCAAATCCAAATCCAAACGCTCATTGGGCAAATCAATCCGGAGAATTCATAGTTAGCAAAGAATTGCAGAAGGAAATCGAGAATTCGAAAACTTTTTCTATCAGATTTTATTCCGGAGATTTTCCGTATGACGCAAACTTTTCTCAGGGCGATCTAAATCTTATAAAAGAATTACTTAAAAGAAAGCCATAACTGAAAATTTTAGCTTTGAAGACACGTGCGTTTGTCTTTGAAGCTTTTTTTAGTACGTCTCGCTCGTTTAAGGGCCCGATGTACCTCCAAGAGAGCTAGTCGTTTAATCCCTTTCCTTTCATGATCATCGGAATAGCTTTCTCCACTCTCGATTCTCTTGTCTTAGATTGTTTGGGCGCCGAAAAATGTAGAATATAAGCTCTTTGTCTCCCCGGTGTAAGAGCATCGAACGCAGCCTTCAAATTAGGAACATCATCCAATTTACTAAGGAATTCTTCCGGCATTGCATATTCGGAAGTTTTCTTTAGTTTTACCTTCAGGCCAGCCTTTTCGACTTTTATGGCTTCTTGAACGTATGTCTTAATTGCGGCCTTTAACTTAGTGATCTCCTGCAAACTGGTAAAACGGATCTGGCGCGCAGATTGCACATTCTCTGTTTGTTGGATAAGGATTTTCTTCGGGTCTTTTAGTAGGGCACCTTTGAACAAGAGCAGTGCGCAGTATTCTTTAAAACCGTGGATCAAAACAATATTGTTTTTCTCTAATGTATAACAAGGTTGTCCCCATTTCAATTCTTCGGTTAACCCGCATTCGAGAAGAATCTCTCTTAACTTTTTAAATTCCTTCTCCCAGCTATCTGTCTTTGCTAGGAATATATCGACTTTGGGATTCTTTTTACTCATTGTTGATGCTCTATCAGATAGTTATTCAGAAAAAGTATTGGATCGTAGGTAGCTGATTTGGTCGAGGAAATTTTAATTTTCTTGCTGTGCCTCTATGGCATTAAAAAGGACTCGAAAGACCTTTTGAGATATTTAGAGGGAAATTATTTTCTCGAATCGAATACTTTAGCTAAGATTAGAGGTCATATTTCGTATAACTTGAAATACACATGATTCAGTTGAGAATATCTATTTTTCTTATCATTTTGCTAACTGATTGTTATTCCTATTTTGATGTAACGATGCCGAATGAGGTTAAGGATCCAAAATTTAAAGTAATAGAACAAATATCGGGTAAGAATATCGCTCTTATAGGATTCAATTCATATCAATATTATGAAGATTATTTCCAAATCGGTCAAGCTCCCAAGAATGCAAATATAATAAGCCGTTATAGTCGATCTTTCTTTGACAATAGTCGCAGATATCGCGTTGGCATTGCTGTAAAAGATCCCACTTTGATTGAGAAATTCGGAATCGGAAAGGGGATCGCTGACTTTCCGGTTAAGGGGCTTAGAGAGGATTCGCTAAATTTCTATCTTATGCAGAATTATTTAAGTATGGAGAGCGATTATCTTTTGAAAACTAAACAATCTTCTTTTTATGAAGTCGGTTATTTTTATGATCAGTATGGGAGATTTTATGATAGAGACATTGATTATTATGTAGTAATGAAAAATTATCCTGTCTTTCAGAGAAGTACTATCGGGGGATATTTTCTTCAGTTTGGATCCTATTTTATTGCATTCTTTACTTTAAATTATTCTCCTATCGTTGATCGACAATATTCCTACATCAGTTTTTCTATCTACGATAAATATTTAGTATTGATCGACGAGTACGAAGTCAAAAAAGAGTATTTTGTTTATCATACATTCTGGGATAAAGGCGATGCGCCTTGCCTGCTTAACTCATATCCAACATCAGCTTTCGCTCGAGAACAGCCAGCTTGCGTATGGGAAAGTAATCTTTCGGTGGGGAAAGACTTTGTGCTACGATCATTAATAGGGGAGATAGGAATATAAAGATGACCCAAAAAATAATTACCGACCCTGTCAATATCCCGATCGAGCATATAAACATGGAGCTCGCGGCCGGTCATCATGTAATCGTGCAATTTTCAGAGAAATACTATGATGCAAAAAAACTCAAAGTATTAAACGATCTGTGTGCGGCGAATAATCGTAGTTTCGGGGTGCGTTTCTTTGGTTTCCCAATGAGCTACTTTGATTGTTCAGCTTTGGATTCACTCCCTGATGTGAAATGCCTGTATTTAGATTCTATGCACGATGTTACAAATCTCGAAAAAATCTCGGACTTGAAGTATTTAGAGAAGCTGTCTCTTGGAATTTTCAATCTTACTGATACGGAGATTCTCGCTGCCGATAATCTCACGCAACTTGAAGAGCTGTTTCTTGGAGACACAAAAAGCAAGGCTCTTAATCTTCAGTATCTATCTCGCTTTTCGAACCTTCGGATTCTCATTAATTCTGGCCATTTAAAGAATATCGATGCCATTGCCTCTCTTAAACATCTATCCTTCCTTGGTTTATATTCAATTAGCAAAGTCTCTTTAGATTTTGTAAACCCACTGTCAAAGTTAGAGACTCTTCACCTGATCCTTGGAGGTAGGTCGAATATCAATGAAGTGATTAATGCTTCGATTGAACATTTGCATATTGTTCGCGTGCGAGGTTTCGATGATTTTAAGAACATCGCAAGGTTTCCACTTCTTCGTAGTCTTTTGATTGAGGACCAAATTCAGCTTCGTTCTATCGCTTTCGAAAAGGAAATGGCATCGTTGCAGGATGTTCGTTTCTCCAATTGCAAAAATCTTAAAACAATATTCAGGTTGCAGAATCTTTCGCATCTTTCTCGGCTTCTCATCTCTCGCACTCAGGTTGACTTTCAATCTTTGGCTTCGCAAAAGTTTCCCGATTCTCTTAAGCAGTTTACATTCCATTCAGGAAGATCCAAAGTAGATGCTGCAATTAAAGACCAATTGCAAGAGATGGGTTATTCAAGTATCTTTCAATAACTCCTTTGCTTCTTTCTAAACATTGTCAAGTTTTGGCGCAGTCCGTTGTTATAGAATCATGCAATTAGTTTTGCGAACCAATCGCGTCGTCCTTACATAAAATTTTATAGAAAAATCTTGAGTTCGATAGATAAACGGAGCTTAACTATCGCTAGGTACAAAATGAATCCAATTTCGAGAAAACAGATATTACTCTTCATGATTTGCACAATGATTTTCTTTGAAGCCTGTTTTCTGCCATGGTTTGCTGAGTCTCCTGGCAAAGGGGCGAAGGCAGAAAGAGGATATGCTGCATGCGCACCTATTATTGCTGCTTTGGAAAACTATCGAAAGAATACGGGAAAGTACCCAATCTCTCTGTCGCTCTTGCCCACAACACCGGAGATTGTTAATGCAGCCAAAAGCGATGTCAAATGCGATCATTATGAAGCCCAAAACAATTGGAAGAGTTATGAGTTAATGTTCAGATACACTGGCCCTGGTATAAATCATTGTACTTATTCTCCGACTAACGGCTGGAGCTGCGGAGGCTACTATTAACGTAGGCAACTGCATAAGGCTTCAGCGTCGGAACATCTCGGCCGTTAGGCGCGCTTTATTGTCTTGTTGGAGGTATTCGCTTGCCTAAGAATGATGATTGGTTTCGTGGTCCTGTTTGGGATGAGCAAACTCGCCTAGAATTTTTCCAGCGCTTAGCTCGCAGTAGAGGCTCCTTCCACAAGGCTCAATACGCACGCATCAAGGCTCATGGTCTCTTTGAATCTGGAGACCCGGAGCGAATTAATGAATCCCTCAAGCTATTGAAAACTGTGGAGGCCGAATGGCCAGAGCCTTCAGAAATGGCGATGTGCTATCTCCAAATGGCGCAGTGCCATGCAGCTCTTGGACAACAAGAGGCAGCGATAGAATCCTTTGAACAATGTATCTCCGCACAGAGATTCTATCCGAACCTTCAGACCCGTGTGCTGTTGGACTTTCCCGAATACATTGCCGTCAACCGCCTTGTAAATCTATATAGTCGCGCACTCGAGTTGCTTAGTGAATGGGAGAAGCAAGGCGCAGCTACAGTATTTCCTGCCGACAAATTCACTGCACTTGCCTCGCGAGCGATTTTTGCTAACGACACAAAAAATCTGGAGCAAGCCATCGATTTGGCAAACCAGGCTCTATCTGTTAGCGAAGTCCAGCATAGTGGATTCCGCTATCACAGTCGGCTGGGTCTTGTTGAAAGTGAAGATCCCCTATTGTCGGCGATTCAGCTTCTTGCAGCAGGTAAGGTATTACCAAGAACGGACCAACATGATAAATGACTAATGCTTCTTTCTAAACATTGTCAAGTTTAGGTGCAATCCGTTGTTATAGAATCATGCAATTAGTTTTGCGAACTTAATCGCACGGTCCTTGGATAAAATTTTATAGAAAAATATTGAGTTCCATATATAAACAGAGCTTCATTATCGGTTTCGACACAAATCTGTGTGTTCGCCTGTTAGAAAGCAATATATATGAAACAAGGGAAATTGGATGAAGTCACTCATTGATTTAGTCAATCAAATTAGAAGAAATAGATTCGTATGGAAATTATGCATTTCACTCGTAGTTCTTTTGCCTTTAGCCACACTTATGGTTATAGCAGAAAAATTGGGAATGGGTGTTTGGGTTTATAGAAGTACCTCCGCAATTTTTGCATTAGTATCAATTTATATTCTTTTCTCGTTCTATCGGGTATTGTATGATCTGACTTCGGTTAACCAATATAAAACTGATATATCCTTGTTCAGTTTCATTTGGCTGACTTTAAAATATCAAATCATCTTCGGATTAATCATTGTTTTGCTTTTTCTTCCTATATTATATTTATTTAATTATTCTGGTTTCGGTGTGGCGGAATCTGCAGAAAAAATTGGAGGGATATCTTCAGTTTATGATAGTCCAATTTTCATAATATTTCGACAAATTGCAGAATTTTTCTTCCTTATGGGGTTTGTTATTGTAGTTGGGTCGAGAGCATTGGATTCAATTTCTGCAAAATTGAAAATTCTATTCTTCAATAAATCAACCATTATAATTATGAGTATCGTAGTAGCTTTGAACATTTTGATTGAGCTCGGTAAACCGCTAATTTCTCCGAAACCTTCTGGTCCGCCATCTTTAGTCTATAACTTAATCTTAATGACTGTATACGTCGGTTATATACTTTCTATATTGGCTCTGATTCGTGAATGGCAGAAGCTTTATTTTCAATCTATTTCGAACTAAATCATTCAGGCCTTCGTATAGAGATCATTCAATTTCTATTGAAAGAAGAATCGTTTACAGTGTAATTAAATCTACAAGGACAAAGAACAAATGAAACTCAAAGATTATACTCTTCTAAGATCTATTTTAACTGCCGGCATGGCATTGTTCTGCTTAAGTTTACCTTTATGGGAGGAGCTGGATCAAACTGGGCTAATACTTTCCATTGTCATTGGGTTAGCTTTTGCGTTTTTTTCATATAGGATGTTTAAGAATCTCAAAAACATTAGAGAAGAAGAGCAGGCGTATGTTCCTCCTTTGGATGCAACGGTTGAAGAAAAAATTACATACTATAAGAAGATACTGTATTTGAGCGTCGTTATTTTTCCGTTACTTTCCATTATTATTATATTAGATCTAAATAGTCTTGAATCGGGGAGTGTGGAGTCTGTTCGGATTTGGGCCCCAGTTGCCTTTATGTATGAGCAATTTGGATATTGGGCTGCGATTCTGGCTGCTCCGATTTTAGGTATTCTTGTAATTTCCGGTTTGCTGAGAGTGATACGTTTGTTAAGATCTGAAAATAAAGTGTGATATTTGCATATCTTGCACCTTATAAATTTAGGAGTCGGAAAACTCAAAATTATGAGAAGAGTAATTCTCTTGTTATTAATTATTCATTACAGGTGCATAGATTTTGGCTTTGATACTGCCGACGTCATTAAAGCGAATGAAGCGTATTCGAGAATTATTAATAGCGTTCTATTTAGGAATTATGAATGTAGATCGCTTGGTAACAGTTATCAAGGTACAACCTCGCCAGATGGTGTTCCTGGGATTGCTATGTGTAACTCTGATACTTTTGATCGAAACAAAGGCAAATACGTTTGGAGAAAAGCGGTCGATTCATGTGTTAACCTGATAACCTTTGTTTCTTGCCCACCGAATGGAAGTAATTTTGACGCTTGGGTTGCCCTTGTTCTTTCAGGTTGTAACTTTCAAGAAGCATTTTTCTTGAATACGTATAAACCTTTACAGGGAAAGATTATTGGATTCCCAAATAGTTTATACGATTTTCAAGGAGATTGTTTATAGTTTCCAGACTATACTTTTACTTTATGCGTACACTGGCTTCTTGTATCGACTCTCTTGAAAAAATTCAACTTGGGGGCTGCGAGCAATGGATTTCGATTCGGTCAAGGCAGCCGGAAGGTCCGATTCTATTATTCTTGCATGGTGGTCCTGGCACGGCTCAAATTTTCTTTTCTAGAAAACCTCAGAGAGAGCTAGAACATCATTTTATTGTAGTCAACTGGGACCAAAGAGGCTCCGGTAAATCATATAATAAAAATATAAAGCAGTCTGAAATGACAATCGACACTTTTTTGCATGATACGCAAGAGTTGATCGAATATTTGACTAAGAGATTCAATAAAGAAAAGATCTTTCTAGTGGGACATTCTTGGGGCAGTATCCTGGGGATGAAACTGGCAGCATCAAGGCCGGATCTTATATTTGCTTATATTGGAATTGGCCAAATAGTGGATATGAAAAAGGGGGAGATTGTATCCTATAATTATACTCTTCAACAAGCAATCAAATCCAATAACAATAAGGCGATCCAAGAGCTGAAACGAATCGGGTTGCCTCCTTATCCTGATTTAAACTCTGCGGGAATTCAAAGGAAATGGTTATCTATATTTAAAGGAACAATGCGAAAGGGAAATATTTACAAAACGATCTTGGCGAACATGACCTTATCCGATGTAAGTATTTCTTATATTTTAAAATTTGTTAAAGGGATCATGTTTTCATTGCAAAGTTTAGACAATGAGCAAATGAATATTAATTTGATGCAGGAAGTTCCAAGGGTTACTGTACCGGTGTATTTCTGTGAAGGAAAATACGATTATACTGTTCCGTTTGAGCTAGCGGAAGAATATATAAAAGTATTGGAAGCTCCGCAAAAAAGGATCGTATGGTTCGACAATTCCGGTCACCTTCCGAATTTCGAGGAGCCGAAAAAGTTTAATGATTTTTGTATTTCATTATTAGGAAAAAATGAAGCTTAAT
Above is a window of Leptospira semungkisensis DNA encoding:
- a CDS encoding PTS sugar transporter subunit IIA, which translates into the protein MNQLLALLKPETVIFEIEGSSKEEVINQLLQKAVDSGLISGEDREPVYESLMAREKSMSTGIGSGVAIPHCSVNLVDELKCVMGLSRKGIDFDAIDHLPVHIFILLIVPKSKFQEHIKTLAQIAKTLNVKEDREKLILSQNFEDIRKAFSA
- a CDS encoding ABC transporter permease — its product is MLEEAKRFLIFAVFLSAVAVFFSQLRSVNKEFLQADSGIRQEDSAELSQREGFATQYLLFWKGLITFDLGKTESGDSVLSHLLSRFWPTLHLAGFAIFVGTFFSVSLALLSQTKTFAFLGGLFSLTSQLILSTPIFVVAVFLLILFFLVLGWLPPGGYEPGETAYVILPGIALGSRVFARIFLFAYKLADTEEKSAYVNVLKARGYSENRILFKHILIKISPVLLILVLLDLSSLLSGAIVVEEIFFFPGIGKSMYHAIRTMDSGLLAALLFYSGTVFYILTRVSERVRDRLLGWETGAA
- a CDS encoding ABC transporter permease subunit, which produces MSITDYLRWAAISTYLLLVVLGIFITQAPTFVNLDDSFLSPSLSFPFGKDRLGRDVFSMFAYGSLATFLFAFPARILTLAISSLIAFFAYSSPFAKRNVLTPLSSVFVSLPSLLLALLVVQVFGSGPIPLFIAILLGDWAQAYETVRAKIEEVSSSGYALVASCFGASKGYVFREHLLPQTFQILRVLLTTGLPSVVMTLAIFGFLGISVGGETFGPGLGEQIAFSKDYAQTAPWSLVFPTLGILGLVITVGGKRS
- a CDS encoding PEGA domain-containing protein, encoding MRFRFPKKISAFAVLLSLLPLAIVGPIYGIDEYYRFQELSSPERIQFEKERKLCIFPLRNLSGDKNIDFYSAGYASVVYSGLKSLVQIYDESLIPKSIQYAYGAQGESTRIREGEWDAKKLEKLRRGEYNLTTSRDPRYLSLKVQPYEGEVAPDEGFIIPVSRKFDCFYAIYGEFEKKGKDEIQIRIRLRSSKDGSKKEFSHKTSVRRSYQELGTIIEEIRRILLGKTTQTFSVKTSQHYDSLVFLDGNYIGKTPLRRTDILAGVHDVRVTKNGFEDWIGQVDLRDGPKELNIPLEKDKKEGFVTITSEPSGAKVYLGSEYLGTTPLAKIPVKTGWNRIRLTMEDHVDKFKGVEVKKGETAEVFAKLRLGDSVTYYKNRKYLFLDHTYDDFAIYSLYGTLFFYAGYYYFNYRADQAFESIRPTVTITNFVALQNLAQSSPSQQTFLMSYFYQEHVYQHARNQFNNYRSLGGNFARHTGIQGGLMLDCMGLMLALTVTFYALGLDSETVEVGTAPVKTVPSYVKVYDNQYETESFAKFKMRF
- a CDS encoding DUF4136 domain-containing protein, which produces MTKKIQLAILLVWVHAAFLNCITSEIRWTTVNTNAPLNGKFQINYQVTDAQQSLAAKILSVKLKQIGFTETKGKPDYYFNLTSLVFPRGNIKHIMANAIGNNMVMMNSSSSPRYTKSLNITINDKNKTVLWTGSALEEEAQCGELNAVMPEIITALFENYPKDQMNKNRFFYLGDSEVAKIKKEFPDASWGCY
- a CDS encoding YdeI/OmpD-associated family protein, whose product is MSKKNPKVDIFLAKTDSWEKEFKKLREILLECGLTEELKWGQPCYTLEKNNIVLIHGFKEYCALLLFKGALLKDPKKILIQQTENVQSARQIRFTSLQEITKLKAAIKTYVQEAIKVEKAGLKVKLKKTSEYAMPEEFLSKLDDVPNLKAAFDALTPGRQRAYILHFSAPKQSKTRESRVEKAIPMIMKGKGLND
- a CDS encoding Lp29 family lipoprotein gives rise to the protein MIQLRISIFLIILLTDCYSYFDVTMPNEVKDPKFKVIEQISGKNIALIGFNSYQYYEDYFQIGQAPKNANIISRYSRSFFDNSRRYRVGIAVKDPTLIEKFGIGKGIADFPVKGLREDSLNFYLMQNYLSMESDYLLKTKQSSFYEVGYFYDQYGRFYDRDIDYYVVMKNYPVFQRSTIGGYFLQFGSYFIAFFTLNYSPIVDRQYSYISFSIYDKYLVLIDEYEVKKEYFVYHTFWDKGDAPCLLNSYPTSAFAREQPACVWESNLSVGKDFVLRSLIGEIGI
- a CDS encoding tetratricopeptide repeat protein; translated protein: MPKNDDWFRGPVWDEQTRLEFFQRLARSRGSFHKAQYARIKAHGLFESGDPERINESLKLLKTVEAEWPEPSEMAMCYLQMAQCHAALGQQEAAIESFEQCISAQRFYPNLQTRVLLDFPEYIAVNRLVNLYSRALELLSEWEKQGAATVFPADKFTALASRAIFANDTKNLEQAIDLANQALSVSEVQHSGFRYHSRLGLVESEDPLLSAIQLLAAGKVLPRTDQHDK
- a CDS encoding alpha/beta fold hydrolase codes for the protein MRTLASCIDSLEKIQLGGCEQWISIRSRQPEGPILLFLHGGPGTAQIFFSRKPQRELEHHFIVVNWDQRGSGKSYNKNIKQSEMTIDTFLHDTQELIEYLTKRFNKEKIFLVGHSWGSILGMKLAASRPDLIFAYIGIGQIVDMKKGEIVSYNYTLQQAIKSNNNKAIQELKRIGLPPYPDLNSAGIQRKWLSIFKGTMRKGNIYKTILANMTLSDVSISYILKFVKGIMFSLQSLDNEQMNINLMQEVPRVTVPVYFCEGKYDYTVPFELAEEYIKVLEAPQKRIVWFDNSGHLPNFEEPKKFNDFCISLLGKNEA